Part of the Tenacibaculum sp. SZ-18 genome, TTAATTGAAAGTATTAGAAGTAAGAGAAGTAAAAAGTAAGTTCTAGCAAATTATTTGAACCCTCGTAAAGAAACATCTTCATAGTTTCTTCTAACAAAATCTAAAGCACTTTCTAAAACTTCGCCCATTCCTTTACTTTTTTTGAAAGAAATATCACTTGTAAAATCAAAAATTTCCATTTTTAATTTCTCGATATTTTCATTAGTAGAAATTTCATCATTTTTCATGCAAAAAACCAACTCGTTAATTCGGTCTTCGGAAGATAAAATACGTTTGGCAACTATAGAGCGTTCTTCTAGTTTATACTGCTCAATCGAGTTTTCGAGTAGCTTATCTCCTACCAGTTTTACCATTGGATAATTTTCTTTAAAAAATTGTGGATAGTACACTTTAAATTTTCCTTCAAAACACTGCTGATCGAAGTCAATGGCTCTTATTTTATAAACAACATTATCAAAATCGTGGGTCGGAACAATTACATAATTGTACGATCTCATATCTCCTAACAAACGAATCATACAACGCTCATTAAATTTTACAAACTCTTTTGCAATTTGTGATTTTTGAGATTCAGTACAGGTTTGTAAAATCTCTTTAATAAAAGTATCACCTGGAATTCCTGCAATGTGTTCTTCAATTAAAGTATCCTTGTAAACAAGAAAGTTTAAATTATAGGGAGATAAAATATGTTCTAATTCTAAACCATAAACTCTTGAAGCATCGGTCTTTTTTACATAGAAGTATGTGTAATTATCATTTAAAACATTACGGACTTTTACACGAAAGGGTTTCGAGTTTCCAAACGTACAAAAATCGACACAGTCGATATTTAAATATTGAATATTGTCCTCGTTTCCATTCGAATGTAGAATATTGTAAACTTTCTTTAAACTAAGATCTATTTCTTCTCTGTCAAACTCCGAATAGTATACACGAACCCACAAAGTATCTTCATCGTTTTTATCATACACAACAACCGATCCCTGAAAGCGTAATAAATCCTCGTAAAAAATTGGAATTTTAATATTCCTACTGTGTTCAATCAAGTATTCATTTAAAAAATGATTGATTGGAAACGCAGGTTTCTTTTTAGACATTAATTTTTCTTCGGAATGCATGAGTGGGTCTTTTTTCAAATGTAAGCAATTAAACGAAGATTTTTGGAATAGAATTTGTTTCGAGTATGCGAAACTACACTACTATGAAAAACTATAAAATTACCATTCCTGAACCGTGTCATGAAAACTGGAACCAAATGACTTCAGTTGAGAAAGGACGTTTTTGTAATTCTTGTTCAAAAACAGTGATTGATTTTACTAAGAAATCTCCAAAACAAATTCAGGAGTACTTGCAACATAATCAAGGAAAACGAGTATGCGGACATTTTTATAAAAGGCAATTAGATAGTATTGTTATTGAATTACCGAGTACCATTTTTGAGAGAGAATTTTCATTTCAAAAGATGTTTGTTTTATTGATTTTAGTGGTAATGGGAACCAGTTTGTTGAGCTGTAAAACGGAAGGTAAAACTCAGAAAATTGAGAAAATAATTCTGAAAGATTCTATGGAAACATCGGAAAAAACCATAGACAGTTTGTTCTCAATTATACAAAAGGAATCAACTATAAAGAAGAATGAAAAGAGTATAAAAGTACCAGAAAATGATAGCACTATAACAGTTTTGGGAGCACTACCTCCACCACCTAAAACTACGGGAATTGTAGTTGAACTCACAGGTGAGCCAGTTCTTGAAGAATATGACGAACCTCATTATTTTTCACTTATTGATAAAGTTCCGAGATTCAAAGGTGTAGTAAAAAGAGAAAATGAATCTTGGACAGAAAACTTTGAAAGAACGATGAAGGAATATGTAGTTAAAAACTTTCATAACGAGTCGTATCAAAATCTTGGATTAGCTACTGGGAAAAGGAAAATATTCATTCAAATTGTAATAGGTAATGTAGGTAATGTTGAAGAAATAAAAGTGAGAGCTCCTCATCCAAAATTAAGAGAAAAAATACAATTAATATTGAAGAAACTTCCTCAATTTATTCCTGGAGAAAATGATAAGAGACCAGTAAAAGTCAAGTATAATTTACCGATAAATTTGATGATTGAGTAAGTTAAACTTCGAACATTTTACCAGGTAATGTTTTAACTGCTCCTTTCAGTTCCATTTGAATTAGTAATGATGATAATTTGTAAACAGGAATTTCACAGTCCAATGCAATGACATCTAGCAATTCCTTTCCGTTATGTTGCAAATAATCATAAACCTTTTGTTCTTCGAGTGACAAGTCAATAAAAAGCGAGGTTTGTTTTGGAGCTGATTTCTTTGGAATATCCCAGTTTAACATTGCAATAATATCATCAGCTGAACTGAGTAAATGAGCTTGGTTGTTTTTTATAAGATTGTTGCAGCCTTTGCTGTAAACATCATCAAACCTTCCAGGTAAAGCAAATACATCGCGATTATAGGAATTAGCAATATCTGCTGTAACCAATGAGCCTCCTTTTTCTGCAGATTCAATTATAATAGTTGCTTGTGATATTCCAGCAACAATACGATTGCGTTTCAAAAAATTTTCTCGCATTGGTTTTTCATGATGCCAGAATTCGGTAATAAAACCACCATTGTTCATTACATCTCTCATATATTTTTTGTGAGTTTTCGGATATATATCATCCAACCCATGAGCTAAAACAGCAAGTGTTTGTAATTTGTTTTCAAAAGCAGCTTTGTGAGCGCAAATATCTGTTCCATATGCATATCCGCTTACAATAATTGGATGATGAGAAGCCAATTGAGCAATAAGATCATTACAAAATGAACGACCATAATTGGTTAGATTTCGAGTTCCGACAATTGAAATAATTTTTTCCTGATCCCAATTAATTTTTCCGTCATGAAATAATAGTAAAGGTCCATCAACACAGTGTTGTAATCTTGTTGGATACGATGATTCTAGAAAATAACTGAAATTAATTTTTCCATCAACAATGTATTTTAATTCCTCTTCTACCCGATTTAAAAATGATGTTTTTTGAAGCTGTTTAATAACGAATTCACCAATTCCGTCAATTTTTAATAAACTCGAATTTCGTTCTTTAAATATTTGTTGAGCTGATCCAATATGTCGGATTAATTTTTTAGCAATAATAACACCAATGTTCGGTGTAGCTTGCAGTCGAAGTACTGCAAATAATTCTTCTTCTAGCATGTTCTCTTTTAATAGCATAGCAAAAGTACAATTTTTCTGAGATATTTATAGACTTGCTTTTTTGGAAAAACCGACCAAAAAAATTAACTTTGTAGTTATGACATTGAAAAGCTATATACAAGATTTATTATATCGTTATGATTGTGTGATAGTTCCAGGTTTTGGAGGTTTTATTGCTAACAAAATTGGAGCAACGATTGAAGGTAGTAAAATTTACCCTCCTTCAAAAAGAATATCATTTAATGCACAATTAAATCATAATGATGGTTTATTTGTGAATCATGTAGCAGCTATTGAAAAGATTACCTTTAACCAAGCCAATGACAAAGTAGCTAAGGTTGTTTCTGAATGGAAGAAGCATCTACAAACTCAATCTTTAATGATTGATGGAATTGGAACCATTACAACAAATACCGAAAACCAGTTAAACTTTGAACCAAGTGGTGAGGTAAATTTTGATCTAAATTCATTCGGTTTGACACCGGTTTCAGATGTTGAAAAAGTTGAAGTTCCTATTTTAGTTGACACGAAAACAAAAGTGTTAACTCCTAAGGTTGAGGTTAAAGAAAATGAACCACATAAAGTCGTAGAATCTCGTAATTTCTTAAAATATGCAGCAGGTGCGGCCATACTAGTGGCGGGTATTCTAGGAGTAAACAAATACAACGAAAACATTAGTTTAGAAGAATTAGCGAAAGAGCAAGACGCTATTGAACAAAAAATACAAAAAGCAACATTTATTATTGACGACCAACTTCCAACAGTTAGTTTGAATGTTGCCAAAGAAAATAACCAAGTTCATATTATTGCTGGTGCTTTTCAGTTAGAGAAAAACGCTCATAAAAAGATTAATGAATTAAAGAACAAAGGTTACGAAGCTGAAATTTTAGGTAAAAATCAATGGGGGCTTACACAAGTTTCTGTTGGAAGTTTTGCTACTAAAGAAGCTGCGGACGAAGTTATTGAAGAAATCAGAACTAAAATTTCTGCTGATGCTTGGATTTTGGTACAAGAAGACTAATGTTTCCACTTTTAATTACCTCTAGTTTTTAGTTCTTTCAAGGAGCTTTCTATATCTTTGCGGAAAATTTTAAAGATGAGAGCAAAGCATCCAAGAGAATCATTAACTATACTTACCGATTTAGTTTTACCTGGAGAAACAAACTATTTAGATAATCTTTTTGGGGGAGAGTTACTGGCAAGAATGGATCGTGCATGTAGTATTGCGGCAAGAAGACATTCGAGAAGAATTGTTGTAACAGCTTCTGTGAATCATGTTGCATTTACTAAATCAGTTCCTGTAGGAAGTGTTGTGACTCTTGAAGCAAAAGTATCTAGAGCTTTCAGATCATCAATGGAGGTTTTTGTTGATGTTTGGATTGAAGATCGTCAATCTGGTGAGAAAACTAAAGTTAACGAAGGTATCTATACATTCGTAGCTGTAGATGAAACAGGAAAGCCTGTGCCGATTGCTCAAATTGAACCAGAAACCGATTTAGAAAAATTAAGATATGACGGTGCACTTCGTAGAAAACAATTAAGCTTGGTTTTAGCGGGTAAAATGAAACCAAATGAAGCTACAGAACTTAAGGCTTTATTTATGGATTAGAACGGCTTATCTTATCTATTTCTCCGTTTTCAGATAACATAATAGCAATGGATCGTGTTTTTTCAAATTGGGAAAATACGATAATCATTATTACCGTGATTGGTACAGATAAAACCATTCCGGTAATTCCCCAAATTTTCCCCCAAACAGCCAAGGAAAGTATAGTAACTAACGGACTTAAGTTTAAAGACTTACCGAAGAGTCTTGGTTCTAAAATATTTCCTACAACTACTTGAATTGCACCAACAGCAATTACAATTATTAAAAATGGTGTAAACTCACCAAATTGTAGTAAACTGAATATTGCTGGAAAAACAGTTCCAACTAATGAACCAATGGTAGGAATATAATTCAGTAAGAATATTAAAAACGCCCAAAAAGGAGCACTATCAATTCCAACAAAAAGTAATACAAAATAACTTAATATTCCTGTTAATAAACTAACGTAAGTTTTTAGTCGAATGTAGTTAGAAATAGAATCTTCGATTTTATCGAGCATCCCTTTCACACTTTGGTAATTGTTACCATTCGTTAAGATCATAAATAACTTTTTAACGAAACTTTTCTCTTCTAAAAACAAGAAAAGGGCATAAATGATAATCATAAAAGTATCACCTAACAATCCACTAACTCCATTAGCAATATCACCTAATACAGAACCATAATCGAAATCGCCAATTACAGATTTTATTGAAGTTAAAATATCAACATTTAAATAATTACCTAAATCGGTAATAATTTTTTGAATATTGGGTTCGTATTTGTCGTAAGAATTGGTAACGTTTGTAACACTGTTGGTAATAATTTCAGAAACAAAACCAAAAGCTAAAATGATTAACGTAAACACAATTACGTTACTTAACCATTTAGGTATAAACTTTTTTGCAAAAGGAATTTTATAAATGGATTTTCGAATTTCTCTTGTGAAAAACCAAAATATCACAGCAAAAATGAAGGGTATTAAAATCCCTTTTCCAATAACTAAAATAGCAATGATTGCTGTAGTTACAATTATAAAGTTTGAAGCTTTGTTCATTTTAGTTGGCTCTAATCCAATCAGAAGGGTTTAATCTATTTCTATTTTTGAAAAGTACAAAAACCAGATCTGTTTTTCCTGTAATTTTATCGGTAAAAACTTTACCTACAGCGTCTCCAGTTTTTACAGCTTGTCCTTTTTTTACATATATTTCTCTTAGGTTCGAATAAGTAGTAATATAATCACCGTGTTGAATCATTACCGTTTTAGTTCCTTTTTCTGATTTTGTAATTGTTAAAATTTTCCCATTGAAGATACTTTTAGCAGTATCTCCTTTTTTTCCACGGATATGAAGTCCAGTACTATTAATTGTAATTGATCTAAAAGTCGGATGTGGTTGAACACCGAATTTACGTGTAATAACACCATCTAAAGGCCAAGGTAAATATCCTTTATTCTGTTCGAAATTTGCTTTCAATGCTTTCTCGGCTTTACTTAGTAAGAATTCGCCTTTTTTAGCCTTACCTTTTTTTCCTTTATTCGCTTTTGCAATAGCAGCTCTAATGGCTTTATCAATTTTTTTCGCTACCGCTTTTTCCTCTCTAATTTTCTTTTGAAGTTGTTTTTTGTACTTGCTTTCTTGAGTTTTTATTTTAGTAACAAGTGTTTCTTGCTCTTCTTTCTCGTTTTCAATCTTTTTTTTCTGGTTTTTTTCTGTATTAAGTAAAACCTTCTTCTGATTTTTCTTTTTCGTAAGTGAATCGTTTAGCCTCTTAATTTCCTCAGTTTTAGTAATAACACGTTGGCCTTGTTTTTTGCGGAAATTTTTATATTGCTCAATATATTTGATTCGTTTGTAGGCTTGTAAGAAGTTTTCAGAAGAAAGTAAAAACATAGTTTTACTCTGTTGTGACTTACTCTTATAAGACTTAAAGACCATAGCTCCATAGTCAGTTTTTAACTTAGCAAGCTCTAAATTATTTTTTTCAATTTTCTTTTCGTTCTGTTTAATTTCCTTCGAAAGTTCTTCTGATTCCAGTTCAATTGTTTCAATTAAACGTTCACGAACAGTTATTTTCTGACTTAAATCTTTTAAGTCATCTAAGGCATCTGTTTTTTCTTTATTCGTTTCAGAAAGTAACGTGTTGATTTTTTTAATCTCCTTGTTGAGCTTTTTACGGCGATTTTCGAGTTCTTTTCTGGATTGCCCTTGTAATGAAGTTCCAATAAAAAGAAAACTTAAAAATAATATGTAAAAAAAACGTTTCACTATAGTTCTATTTCTTTATAACCCAAAGGTATCTTAAACGGCATTTCTAAATTCTTATTAAACTCAATTGAACGTAAGTTTAAATCAATATTAGTGAATTTATTTTTTTCTGTTGCTCTAATTTGAATCTTTTCAGGGAAGAAAACGTTATTCTTTTCTATATAATTAGGATATAAAACATCTAATCGTTGGTTTTTAAGTGGGTTTAAAACATATTGCTTTGTCAACTTAAAATGCTTTGGACTAATATGGTAGAAAATATCAAAAAGCAAAGTTTGATTCTTAGGATACAATTTATAAGATTGATCAATAATTTCAACTTCTTGTTTGTTTTTTTTAAGGTTGTAAATCGCTTGACCTAAGAGCATATTTTGTAATTGAGTGAAATTAATATCTACACCCAATAGTTTTTTTAACATAGAAAAATCTCCTTCAAAATAGTTTCTCTTATAAGGAGAATAAAAACTGACTTTTTCTGGAGTTATCTTAGCTTTAAAAACAGTAATAAGTTTGGTTCCTTTCAACCAAATAACTTCATCTTTTATCATTTTCATTTTAACTGAAAATCCAAGGTTTTCATTGGCATCTTTATAGTTTACTTTTAGCTTTGCATCAACCGTTTTAGGAAAGTTTAAGTTGTTGTGCTTTCGAATAATTTTTCTTGATGACATTTTAGCAACTTCACTAGTTGATTTCACAACATTTCGAGAAGATTTACAAGAACCAAAAGCAAGTAATCCAACTAAAAGATAACGATATAATTTCATGTATTATTTACGTTTTTTTTGATATTTGTTCACGTTTTTAGAATCACCAAGCCCTTGGTAGGCTTTAATTAGTTCATTATAAAAACGATTTGTTAATGCTTTATCATCAATTACAAAATCAATACCATTTTGCAGACTTTCAACTGCTTTTTTAAATTGTTTGTTTTTATTTAACGCTTTTCCGTTCATTAAGTACACAATAGGTTGTGCAGGGAACAAAGACAGTCCTTGTTCACTATAAATTAATAACGAGGCATCATTTTCCTTATCTAATGAATCTAGCAATTTTGTTAAAACTTGAAAGGACTTGTTTTTTTTAAAGAGAGTCTTTAAATTTTCTTTTTTTGTATTTTGAGTTATTGCTTCTAGCTTTCTGGTTTTTGCCATTGGAAACATACTTCTTTTGATAGCACGAAGACGTGAATCTAACATTTTAGCCTCAGCAAGTTCATCTAAAAGGCGAATTGCTGATTGCCTGTCATTGTTTTGTAGATGAAGAAAAACAAGAGCACGTTTTTTCTTTGGAAATTTTTTAGCTATTATTTTTTGAGTTTTAATAGCATCAGGGAAGTTTCTGTTTTTTTTATGAATAGCAACAATGTGCTCTAATATCCAAAGATTATCTTTCTCTTGAGAAAGAGCCTCTTCTCCATAGATTAGAGCTTCTGGAGTTTTATTGAGATAATAATAATTTTTTGATAATTCAAAAAGTACTGCTTTATTGTTTGGAAGAATTGTGTTACATTCTTCTAAATAATCAATAGCTTTCTGATAATTGTTTATTGCTTTTTCCGTTATTGCTTCAAAGAAAAACTCTTCGAATTTCAACATTTTTTTCTCGCTGACACTGGCATCTAAAACAATACTGTCTTGAGCGAATGAGAATTGAGAAATAAAAAAAATCAATAAACACCAACGTAAAATATTGGTGTTTAATGTATTGTTTTGTTGTGTATTATATAAGTTCTGTATAATCACCGATGCTAATTGATGTAAACTCTCCGTTATATTTTGCATAATTACCAATCATGGCATTGTCGAAATTAGCATTACTAATTTGAACATTAGTTTGAATTAAAGAGTTGGTAATAGTAGCATTTTCTACTACACTATTTTCTCCAATTGAAACATAAGGACCAATTTTAGCATTCTTGAGAACGACATTTTTTCCAATGTAACATGGCTGAATGATTTCTGAATTTTCTAGAACAGCATCTTTGGAAACTAAGTTATTCCCATCAGCTTCTTCAAAAGTTAAAACTTGTTTATTAGTATCAACGGTTGGGTCCTTCTTTCCACAATCCATCCAGGCATTTACTTTTCCTGGTATAAATTTAGCACCTTGTTTTTTTAAAGACTCTAAAACATTTGTTAATTGATACTCATTATTTTCTTTCAAGTCGTTATCAATTAAATATTGTATTTCTTCTTTTACTTTATCTCCATCTTTAAAATAATAAATTCCGATGATTGCTAAATCAGAAACAAAATGTTTTGGTTTTTCTATAAAATCAGTGATGAAACCATCTTCTAATTTTACAACACCAAAAGCACTTGGGTCTTCAACTTGTTTTACCCAAATAGCTCCGTCAGCATTCGCGTCGAGAGTGAAATCAGCTTTAAATAAGGTGTCTGCATACGCTACAACGCAAGGCCCACTTAATGAGTCTTTCGCACAGTAAATTGCGTGAGCAGTTCCTAGAGCTTCCTCCTGAACATAAACAGATCCTTTTGCACCTAACCCTTTGGCAATTTTGATAAGTTTATCTTTCGTGTCAGATGGGAAACCTTTTTTTGCTGGACCGATAACAAAAGCAATCTCTTCAATTTTTTGATCAATTACTTTACTGATGTCTTCAACTAGTCGTTGAACAATGGTTTTTCCAGCAATTACGGTTAAAGGTTTTGGCGTTGTTAAAGTGTGAGGTCTCAAGCGAGAACCAATACCTGCCATTGGAACAATAATCTTCATTAATTCTTTCTTTTGTTTTTCAGTGATGCAATATACTACTTAATTAGGGTAAAATAAATTTTAAACTTCTTTTGGTACTGCATCTATTAAGGTTTTGGTATATTCATTTTTAGGGTTTTTGTATAGTTCGTCGGCTTCACCAATTTCTGTAATTTCTCCTTTGTTCATTACTATGACATTGTCAGACATATACTTAACTACCGATAAATCGTGAGAAATAAAAAGGTAGGTAAAACCGAAATCTTTCTTCAAATCATTTAATAAATTTAAAACTTGAGCTTGAACCGAAACATCTAATGCAGAGACGGATTCGTCACAAATAATAAATTTAGGTTGTAGCGCTATTGTTCTTGCAATTCCAATTCGTTGTCTTTGTCCTCCTGAAAATTCGTGAGGAAATCTGTTGAAATGCTCTTCTTCCAAACCTACTTTTTTAAGAACTTCAATAACATAATTTTTTCTCTCTTTGTATGAAGTCAGTATATTGTGAACTTTCATCGGTTCAATAATAGCTTCTCCAACAGGAATCCTAGGATTCAATGAAGAAAACGGATCCTGAAAAATAATTTGAATTTCTTTTCTCAGCTTTTTTAAACTTCTCCTTTTAAGAGTCGTAATATCTCTTCCCTTGTAATAAACAGATCCTGAAGTTGCTTTTTCAAGTTGTAAAATAGTTCTTCCTAAAGTTGTTTTTCCACAACCAGATTCTCCTACTAAACCTAATGTTTCTCCTTCATAAATGGAAAAAGAGACATTATTAACAGCTTTTACGGAAGCGGGTTTTTTAAATAAAAAAGAATTTGAAATAAATTCTTTGTGTAAATTCTTTATTTCGATTAGTGGAGGCTTACCGTAAATTTCTTTATGATATCTAGCTCTATCTTCAAAACTTTTAATGGTTAAATCAATAGAATCGTTTAAAAAGTCTTCTACTGTTGGTAATTTTTTTAGACGATTATCTGAATTTGGTTTGGAATTTATAAGTGCTTTCGTGTAATCTTTTTGTGGGTCTTTGAAAATTTCTTCGGAGGAATTATATTCTATTATTTTTCCTTTTTTAAGAACAACAACTTCGTCGGCAATTTCTCGAATCAAGTTTAAATCGTGAGAGATAAAAAGAATACTCATTTGAGTTTCTTTTTGCAGTGTTTTTAAAAGAGAAATAATTTCTTTTTGAACGGTAACATCAAGAGCTGTAGTCGGTTCATCAGCTATTAAAAGTTGAGGTTTTAAAGCTAGAGCCATGGCAATCATTACACGTTGTTTTTGTCCGCCACTTATTTGATGAGGATATGATTTGTATATGTCTTTGGGTCTGGGAAGTTTCACTTGTTCAAAAAGCGAAATGATCTCTGCTTCAATTTCTGTTTTGCCTAGTTTAGTATGGTTTTTAAAGACTTCAAAAAGTTGATAACCGCAAGTCAAGCTTGGGTTTAATGAAGTCATGGGTTCT contains:
- the dprA gene encoding DNA-processing protein DprA, producing MLEEELFAVLRLQATPNIGVIIAKKLIRHIGSAQQIFKERNSSLLKIDGIGEFVIKQLQKTSFLNRVEEELKYIVDGKINFSYFLESSYPTRLQHCVDGPLLLFHDGKINWDQEKIISIVGTRNLTNYGRSFCNDLIAQLASHHPIIVSGYAYGTDICAHKAAFENKLQTLAVLAHGLDDIYPKTHKKYMRDVMNNGGFITEFWHHEKPMRENFLKRNRIVAGISQATIIIESAEKGGSLVTADIANSYNRDVFALPGRFDDVYSKGCNNLIKNNQAHLLSSADDIIAMLNWDIPKKSAPKQTSLFIDLSLEEQKVYDYLQHNGKELLDVIALDCEIPVYKLSSLLIQMELKGAVKTLPGKMFEV
- a CDS encoding SPOR domain-containing protein produces the protein MTLKSYIQDLLYRYDCVIVPGFGGFIANKIGATIEGSKIYPPSKRISFNAQLNHNDGLFVNHVAAIEKITFNQANDKVAKVVSEWKKHLQTQSLMIDGIGTITTNTENQLNFEPSGEVNFDLNSFGLTPVSDVEKVEVPILVDTKTKVLTPKVEVKENEPHKVVESRNFLKYAAGAAILVAGILGVNKYNENISLEELAKEQDAIEQKIQKATFIIDDQLPTVSLNVAKENNQVHIIAGAFQLEKNAHKKINELKNKGYEAEILGKNQWGLTQVSVGSFATKEAADEVIEEIRTKISADAWILVQED
- a CDS encoding acyl-CoA thioesterase, whose product is MRAKHPRESLTILTDLVLPGETNYLDNLFGGELLARMDRACSIAARRHSRRIVVTASVNHVAFTKSVPVGSVVTLEAKVSRAFRSSMEVFVDVWIEDRQSGEKTKVNEGIYTFVAVDETGKPVPIAQIEPETDLEKLRYDGALRRKQLSLVLAGKMKPNEATELKALFMD
- a CDS encoding AI-2E family transporter, whose translation is MNKASNFIIVTTAIIAILVIGKGILIPFIFAVIFWFFTREIRKSIYKIPFAKKFIPKWLSNVIVFTLIILAFGFVSEIITNSVTNVTNSYDKYEPNIQKIITDLGNYLNVDILTSIKSVIGDFDYGSVLGDIANGVSGLLGDTFMIIIYALFLFLEEKSFVKKLFMILTNGNNYQSVKGMLDKIEDSISNYIRLKTYVSLLTGILSYFVLLFVGIDSAPFWAFLIFLLNYIPTIGSLVGTVFPAIFSLLQFGEFTPFLIIVIAVGAIQVVVGNILEPRLFGKSLNLSPLVTILSLAVWGKIWGITGMVLSVPITVIMIIVFSQFEKTRSIAIMLSENGEIDKISRSNP
- a CDS encoding murein hydrolase activator EnvC family protein, translated to MKRFFYILFLSFLFIGTSLQGQSRKELENRRKKLNKEIKKINTLLSETNKEKTDALDDLKDLSQKITVRERLIETIELESEELSKEIKQNEKKIEKNNLELAKLKTDYGAMVFKSYKSKSQQSKTMFLLSSENFLQAYKRIKYIEQYKNFRKKQGQRVITKTEEIKRLNDSLTKKKNQKKVLLNTEKNQKKKIENEKEEQETLVTKIKTQESKYKKQLQKKIREEKAVAKKIDKAIRAAIAKANKGKKGKAKKGEFLLSKAEKALKANFEQNKGYLPWPLDGVITRKFGVQPHPTFRSITINSTGLHIRGKKGDTAKSIFNGKILTITKSEKGTKTVMIQHGDYITTYSNLREIYVKKGQAVKTGDAVGKVFTDKITGKTDLVFVLFKNRNRLNPSDWIRAN
- a CDS encoding DUF4292 domain-containing protein, yielding MKLYRYLLVGLLAFGSCKSSRNVVKSTSEVAKMSSRKIIRKHNNLNFPKTVDAKLKVNYKDANENLGFSVKMKMIKDEVIWLKGTKLITVFKAKITPEKVSFYSPYKRNYFEGDFSMLKKLLGVDINFTQLQNMLLGQAIYNLKKNKQEVEIIDQSYKLYPKNQTLLFDIFYHISPKHFKLTKQYVLNPLKNQRLDVLYPNYIEKNNVFFPEKIQIRATEKNKFTNIDLNLRSIEFNKNLEMPFKIPLGYKEIEL
- a CDS encoding tetratricopeptide repeat protein; amino-acid sequence: MQNITESLHQLASVIIQNLYNTQQNNTLNTNILRWCLLIFFISQFSFAQDSIVLDASVSEKKMLKFEEFFFEAITEKAINNYQKAIDYLEECNTILPNNKAVLFELSKNYYYLNKTPEALIYGEEALSQEKDNLWILEHIVAIHKKNRNFPDAIKTQKIIAKKFPKKKRALVFLHLQNNDRQSAIRLLDELAEAKMLDSRLRAIKRSMFPMAKTRKLEAITQNTKKENLKTLFKKNKSFQVLTKLLDSLDKENDASLLIYSEQGLSLFPAQPIVYLMNGKALNKNKQFKKAVESLQNGIDFVIDDKALTNRFYNELIKAYQGLGDSKNVNKYQKKRK
- a CDS encoding sugar nucleotidyltransferase, encoding MKIIVPMAGIGSRLRPHTLTTPKPLTVIAGKTIVQRLVEDISKVIDQKIEEIAFVIGPAKKGFPSDTKDKLIKIAKGLGAKGSVYVQEEALGTAHAIYCAKDSLSGPCVVAYADTLFKADFTLDANADGAIWVKQVEDPSAFGVVKLEDGFITDFIEKPKHFVSDLAIIGIYYFKDGDKVKEEIQYLIDNDLKENNEYQLTNVLESLKKQGAKFIPGKVNAWMDCGKKDPTVDTNKQVLTFEEADGNNLVSKDAVLENSEIIQPCYIGKNVVLKNAKIGPYVSIGENSVVENATITNSLIQTNVQISNANFDNAMIGNYAKYNGEFTSISIGDYTELI
- a CDS encoding ABC transporter ATP-binding protein: MLILKDFSVSIKNKPILKKINFTIKNNSILGLVGESGSGKSIMSLSIMGLLSGDNIHFKGTISFQNNNILNFGEADFLKIRGNEISLIFQEPMTSLNPSLTCGYQLFEVFKNHTKLGKTEIEAEIISLFEQVKLPRPKDIYKSYPHQISGGQKQRVMIAMALALKPQLLIADEPTTALDVTVQKEIISLLKTLQKETQMSILFISHDLNLIREIADEVVVLKKGKIIEYNSSEEIFKDPQKDYTKALINSKPNSDNRLKKLPTVEDFLNDSIDLTIKSFEDRARYHKEIYGKPPLIEIKNLHKEFISNSFLFKKPASVKAVNNVSFSIYEGETLGLVGESGCGKTTLGRTILQLEKATSGSVYYKGRDITTLKRRSLKKLRKEIQIIFQDPFSSLNPRIPVGEAIIEPMKVHNILTSYKERKNYVIEVLKKVGLEEEHFNRFPHEFSGGQRQRIGIARTIALQPKFIICDESVSALDVSVQAQVLNLLNDLKKDFGFTYLFISHDLSVVKYMSDNVIVMNKGEITEIGEADELYKNPKNEYTKTLIDAVPKEV